In the Glycine max cultivar Williams 82 chromosome 19, Glycine_max_v4.0, whole genome shotgun sequence genome, CAATTGAACCTTTTCCCGGATACCAAAATATATGTGAAGCAAGTAATCCCATAAATTCAGGATTCTGAGGTGGGATAAGCTACTTGAGTGTGACTTGAAGAGACACTAATTATATTAGTTTTATCACAATGGAAAGGCTAACATTGTTAGTTGACTTCCATGTCTAGAAGATTTATCGAGTTTGCTTTAGGAAAGTTTTGGATCGACTTCTCAACCATACATATTTATGTTGGAAAGGTGATCCACGGCATCGATATGTTTAATAATGAAACTTAATCACAAGGCATTTAAGGCCCACAAACAAGTTCGTTCGGAAAAAgagattaattataatttgatctTGTCATCCTTCAAACTTTCAATATTGTGTCTATTGGTTGGTAGGCCACACTGGCAACATGCAAAGTGGGCCAAAAAAGATATGAGGTTTACCCAATAAATCCTGTTCCGTGGTCCATTGTTAATCTATTTTCACGCTTTGGCTGTCACCTTTGATCACTCAATAGTAGAGAGAGAACGGTGTTTCCAATTAAAAAGAGAATGCAGCTTAACTCTGTCGGGGTAAAAGGAAACCACCAGTTTTCCATCCATATTTTAATCAAAGATGCAgaatcaattaaatgaattgaAGACAATCGTGACGGATCAAACCTCATTACAAGACTCAAATTAAGCGGTGATGCTCAAAGTTTCAATACAAAACGGATTATAACCTCCATGAAGTTTGCTCAATTTTTATGTTCTATTTAGATTTTGTATATATGTATCGCTTTTCCCCTTGtgcctttttaatatattatataataagaaccgaagttgataaaaaaaaaaaaaaggtcccATTATCTGACATGCATTCACAGCTTAGTCGATAATTAATATGCTCGAGTGACAGGGAACAAGAAGATCCGATAAAACGAATAAACAAGGCATTTCCATTTGCATGCATCTCCCTAATTCAAGACAAGAAAGATCCTCTATAATCTTCAACGTCAACctaaatatactaataataaaagaagggTTCCTTTCACGGGTTCATGTTAACGACACGGTCAttgactaaaattaatttaagggcATACTTCAACCCTGAAGctggaaatgaaaaaaaaaaaacggggGAGAATCTAATAAAGAGGGGGGCATATATATCTAATTTCTATTATGGTTGTTGAGGTAGCATGTGATGGTGAGGGTTTGAAGAAGGATAAGAAGAGGTTTGATGGTGGTATAAGTGGGTGTAGGAGCATTCATGTGTGGAGTTTTGGgaatcattatcattatcagGTTGGCATTCCATGTTCACCCCAAACAGCCTCAGCACCCTGCCACTTGAACTGTTCCCTCCTGGTGTCGTTTCGTTCTGTCCTTGGGACCCTCCACCTGTAAGTAACAAACATTAACAACACGTGCAAATGCCCACGCCTTCAATCATACCACATTTCATGTTCCAATCAAAACATATCTTCCACTACCAAATATACACTATAGTATGTACTATACCACATTCAAACACAACAAAACCATTTAATTTATACCAGCTGCAATATTTAACAAGATTATAGTAGTAATTAATATGCAAAAAAATGTGAATCCTATATATTTTTACCACCACGTTTAGTTCAACGAAAACCGGCGCGTGTCCCTCACGCGACTTCTCTGAATTCTGACCACATTTGTTCCAATGAATATTATTTTGGACGTATTGTTGTCCAGGTAGATAGAAATAGAGTTTCATACGTTAATTAGCATAATAAAATGTCTGCATTAAATATCagattaatgaaataaaactcCAATTATAGTGCTAAAAATACTTAAAGCTTGAATTGAAAGCGcgttttaattaagttttgtcCCGAAACAAGAAATAACAGAGAATATTATTACTATAATTAGTGATGATATGGATAAGCTACCTGGTGCGTGAAGAGAGTGAGGTTGGTATGGGAAGGGGAGGTGATGATGATGGTGCGTAGGATAAGCTGGGAGCGCAGAGTAGGAGGAGGATCTGATGCTAACGTGCGCGGGAGGGTTGGGGTTGGGTTGGTGGCGGGTGCAGGAGATGAAGAAGCGTTGAGGGTGGGCGCGGTGTCTGTGGAACAAAACGACGTCGCCTGCGTGGAGGCGTTTGTCTTTGACGTAACGGCTCCAGCCTTTGGTCAAAACGTAACTCTGGCTACTGTTCCAATAAGAGTAACGGAAGCGCCAGCACTTCCCCGACTCGTCCTCGAAACTCAGCAAGAGCCCTTTCGCCGCCGCCGAGTCACCGCCGGACGAGTCAAGAGGGAAGTACTTCTCCGCGTGCTGTTTCGGGATCACGAGCCGGTTCAGCTTCCCGACGTCGCTCGGCGTCAACGGCTTCTCGAACATCGCTTCTTTCTCCTGTTCTTGCGCCAAATTATTAGTAGCCTTGTCCGAAACGACAACGTCGTCTTCCTCGTCGTCGTCTTCGTTCAGGTTGAAACGGGGAGTGTGGGAATTACTAAGCCACGTGGcagcttgttgttgttgttgttgttgttgttgttgttgttgctggtgGTCGCTGGTCCAGTATAGTGTTGTTTCCGGTGAGTAGTGGTGTATCGATGACATTGTGAATGGtagggagaaagagaaagaagaggcgtggtgatgatgatgatgattatggcTTCATTTGATGTGGAAGCTGGGGGAATCACTGCTTCTTTGATGGATCTAGCAAAGTTATGAcaatgagagaaagagagagagtcagtgttatagagagagaaatgcaaagTCAGTACGAGAGTACTTTTAAGGTTATTTGCCAAGTGCGTTTGCGTTACTATatgaagaagaacaaaaaataaataaattaaaaatgatccacAAGTCTTTTTTTGGTGGTTTCCAATTTCGATGCTCTtttttcagtttcttttcaaattactaCCGTCGATttttaaattgttcaaataatttaatgatgtgtttaattgttttttttttcgtgtGAACTTGGTCGAATATATTATGTGGACCTTTTctgtttattaatttatgatgatGAAAGTTTGATGAGTTTTGGCAAAAGGTGTTGAACACTTGTAAGTGAAACATGGTgagattttaaaattgaaaaaattactgAATTGGACCGAACATGTGTGTTTATGAGCATTGAGGTTGTACAGGTGAATAATTTGGTGTAATTAGGGACATCCCATGTTAGTAAATTGGCTAACAAATCAAGTGATGGGGCCCTTGCTCACCAGTCCTCAGAGCCTCAAACTAAGGACTCATCATAATTTGCTTCATTCATTCTCAATCCTATCCAATGCCATTGGCCGGCCTACCTATCATCCCACTTTATTTCCACACCCAATTTCTCCTTATTTCATCACAAAACGgtgcctttttttattattatttcttgatTTGACCTAATAATCAAACTTATAATTCGTACCTCCTTTGTTTCTTTAAATATAATGCAAAGTTCCAAGGATTATATATCTGAcattcccccttttttttcctgtgtttactaatttcaaaaaattaccaTTTAGTAATGGACAAAAAAAATGCCAATTTGTATAATGGTTTTTGGTATGATTGTTTGCTCTGTGCCTATAAATTCTGGTATGGATCGAGGAAAAAACTAACGTAGAGTGGTCCACGTCCTCCGCTACAAGTTGTTTTGAATCTGTATGATGGACATGTATATGAATGTAAGTGTATATAGGTCTGATTCATTTCAAGTCTTGTGAAAATGTATCTGTCTTTAGGATAATGAAAGAATAGTATTTGTGTCACGTGCATGACTTCATTATTGGTGTTCGGCCATTCCTGATTCCTGCTTTTCAAATTAAGGAAGCTACATGCGTCATAGCTAGGCAGGGAAGAGAAGAAAACATCAAttaacacaaacaaacaaaggCATGGGAGGAGTAAAAAATTTCCACAGATATGCCTTCCCTTTTCTTTCCAATAAATAAGCAGAGAGTAATGAGATTTGATTTGTCCAATTAGAGAACACACACAAAACTCTGCGCAGTCGTGTTTGAATCCCCACCTCCCACATCTCGTACACAtaatcactctctctctccctctcactTTACTTATTATCTGGTCCTATAGTTGTCTActcatctttatattttatattatataattatattccatatatatttatttctttacttAGATTATGTCTTATCTATGAGTTGGAGACAAAGCCCACCTCAGTTTCCAGGTAGATTCAGACACCCTTTTCAGCCCTACAAAAGGTTGAACTCATTTGTTAAGTTTAAGTATATAAATGTTGGGGACacaccaataataataaaagttgttgagttttttttttattttctaatataaataATTCTCCTGGTGTCATCAGGGATCGATATATCTAGGGTGCGTGTGTTTTAGTTCTTCATTATTAGAAATATTGCACACGTTAAGAGAGAGAAACCAGAAAACgctaaagttttatttttttacgttAACCTAGCTAAATGTCAATTAGGCTTTATTCTATCGGAAAATCAAATGTACAGTTGTAATGCTCACTGtcatgtcacgaaaccttagaTGAGACGGTCCCCATAAACCAGAAATTCTTGGCGGTGCAATTAATTCCCGGAAGAGAACATGAAATTTGCGGGTCCTGTAAATGGTGATACTTgcttatatatgtaaatatcaaaatttcaaaaaatttagagaAATATTCTATGTACAGTGtaatttgtataataaattttaaaaaaaaaagacaaagataTACAATAATTTGCATGGTTAATGGAGAAAGATgacaataaatgaaataaaaaaaaaatgtttttatatacattgtgttatatataaataataacactGGTCCAACCGAAGGTGTTGCTAGGCTACGTGCTGGAATCCTTGACCATGAAGAAATACAGAAAAGTGGTCTAGGTGAGACTCTGCCATGCTAATTCGTTGCCTGGGTTGTGTGTATATATGACTATGGAAAATCTCAAATAGTTTATTTCAGGGGAAACTGGGACACAAGACAACCCCACGAGATATTTAAGGAAAGTGGGGTAGGGACAGCCAGAtggaagagaaaagagaaatttaagtatttaactaataataacatACATTGATGcggttaaaaaaaaacagtcacttatcaataaaagaaaattgtcaAGCATTAAATTTGTCtctgataatataatttttgtttaattaaagttaacattttaattgatatatattacaaattttctattccaataaaattgtatgttaattaatattactaaaaattaatacaatactgataagtttaataataattaatataaaaaaatttacggGCAACATTTTCCTATTGAGTATCTTCCAATTAATTCTGGTTActcctttttttatgttatgtttggTAGAGAGAAATAATTAAGAGGAGAGGAGAGACGCAAATTATTTGGCTTTTTTTATTGAGAAGAAtgagtgaaaataaatttaaaatttatgggACCGTTATACTATttcttacactttttttttatccttttctttatttcatctctatttttcttaactaaatatttttatttttatttattttttattcattttgttttcattatcctatttctttcatttctacCAAATAGAACATTCGACTATTTTCTAGTTGATTTAGAATTAGAAATTAATCtcttaaaatattgaatttcattgaaagaactgatattattttttaataaattaatattattttatgatataattatttatgaatcATATCACACCgtaataaaattgataatatttcTGCAATACCTATATTATAAATGGCGAGAATTCAAATGGTGACTAATTAAAGTCTTTGTCTTTCTTTTGGCAATAGATTACAAGGGGACATTCGTTCAGAACTTGGCTTTGCTAGCTACCcagaatttttatatatacagaCTGGTATTTGTGTctcttgttttaatttgttagtttcGCTCAACAAAAGCAAGAGAGCATGGTTTCGTGAGATGctatgattggtttaaagaaatattttgacTTATGCACGAGATCAGAGAGACTGTTCCAGATTGTAATACCAGTTCATTGTAGCAGTAATAAATTCCAAAAGCAACTTGTTAACCAAAGACCAAGAACAATGTACGCAATCTATTATCTTGATACGCATCCTACACTTGAGTTTATCGTACAAAGAGattaataaacaattaatatataaacacACCTTGTGCTTGATTATAGCTGAATAATTAGCACACTTGTCAACAACTTAATTAGCAttcaatttattctttattaattactttgaattgACACTAATTTTGCTAACACACATGCATATCCGTTGGTCAAGTTCAGATTATAATTGATCAAATTTCTGTCTAGAGACTCCCCTAGAATATGCTAAAGCGCCAGCGGGTAAAGGGTTAATTAATTGGGCAAATTGGAGTGCACCTCACTTAGAAATTGTCATGTTAATCATTATAAATATGGTAATATGTTTGCATGTGGCTATATTAAAGTTGAAAATAGTACAAGGATCTCAAATGCATCAATTATATATTGTGTGTGACCCTATGTCTCCAACAAaagcattaaatataatatggaaAAGCAGGTTGTtgaaaggtatatatatatatatatatatatatatatatatatatatatatatatatatatatatatatatatatatatatatataatcaagtcAAACACCAATAAGTCCATGCCAAAATTCAATAACTTCCCCTCATGTTCAAATTTTCTGTATTTGTTCCTTCAAGATATCTAATTTAGTGGGGACTCGTTAAGTCTATGCTTGACTTGTCTTTTATATATACCATTTCTTTTAATAACAACTACAATGAGATTTAAATCTagaattttatacaaattactcGAACCTCTTGTTGTTAGACTGAACCTAGTGAATTTATATACTTCAGGTTTGATAATGGAAAAATATTGCACCAATATTGCAAAGTGGCCGATATGGTAGACTTCCATTACATAGATTGGGACCGAAGTGGGACTAACCTTTTCATTGTCTTTGACATTAATAGCTAATCTTATCCTTTTGAATAGTTCCTGGTAAGTTGAGTTTAACCAGcaatatatgtaaaatttgatCCGTTGGTGACTCTGGAGGAAACATGACCAATATAGCAATAAACCAAATATAGTCCTTGTGAACATGTAATGTGCCAATGCCCGTGAGAAAAAAGCAAAGTAGAAAACATATGGTTAGAGTGCAGTTTAGCACGCCAAATGGCAGGCCTAAAACATGTGCATACTTAGGAAAGAGATGATTCATGGGATTGATAATTACCCATAATTAAGAACATTGAACCGAGGAATATACCATACGTTGTTTTCAGAATGCGTTTCATCATGCAACATTTGGTCTCTATATCTATTTGTGGTAATGAGTGGCTCAAATTTCTCTTTTAATAATCCCTTGTGATGTTTGATTATGATATATACCAATGATTTGGCTTAATTATCGAAAAGATCACTAATCATAGGTTAACAGCATTCAATTGTAGGCATGCAAGTCTAATCTTGTAGTGCATAATGTCATATTTATGCCGGCATAACCCCACACTGCACCGACTCCTTTACACacgcactctctctctctctctctctctctaaacttGTAATAACTCCTTTGGATACACGAAGGATCAGTATAGGACATACAGAAATTTTTGAAGTCCACTATATATTTATCACTCTATATtctgttttatattttacttttgaatCTCACCAAAATATGTTACGATTCAACAAGAATTCTTCCGATTTGCTTTTTAATTTACCTCTCATTTTTGAagtaaaaaagagaaaggaaaatacGATAACATAAATAACGCATAAGcaaattatatattgaatatttattttataaacgtATTTTTAAGTGCACTAGTTTcctgaatttatttattaaaatattttttttcaggtATTCATGCAAAAGGTTAATTATATTACATTGGACGTCAATTTATGAACTTTCCGCGAAAGAAAGCTATACATGCTAGGGAAGGCGGGAAAAACATTACGTATGAGGAAAATATGAAAGTTTAATGGAGTTGCATCAACATTCAACATgaactaattaaataatcacTACACACACCGgccaaaatatcaaatttatataatagatCGAGTACAGAAAAGCAATTTCTCCCGagagaatattaattttgtatcaGCCCTGAGAATTTTAAATATCGATCAGGAACCAAACAGCAGCAGATGGGGTCCCCATTTTTCTCCATAATAAGGTAGGCAAAGGCAAGTGTATTATTATGTCATGAATCCAAACAACAGATGAATATCTGGCAAGATGGAATCACTGGGCTATAAACTCTAATGCAAAACACTGGCTATACCTAGCAACAGCAAGAAATCAACTTACATAAATATGTACAATAACCTAGCTgttgaatgaattaaataattaaacaaccTAGTCACAATTTCCCAAGCAATAAGTGTATCAGAAGCAGAAGCAGATGCAACCtctcaaaacattaaaaaggCTCATAACTCTCTTTCACACACACATTATATACAGAGAAAAGtaacttatttaatttacttattttcattttttgattcTTATATAAGCCATCGAATACTCCCTGCATGAGATTTAATTTAGTCTAGTCACTTAACATGTTGCACTTTGAGTAAGTTTGAATGAGAAATTAGCATTACACtccagaaatgaaaaaaaaaacactctagaattttatttttaacaattaattattagaattgAAAATGAACttgaatcataaattttatgttcGATTTCATACGTACTAATAAACGGTGATGTCTATGAGAGGAATGATAAATAAGAGTTCAATTAATATTAGGAATAGCTTgaatttatttggtttatagtCATTTTTAACTTACAATGCAATGGAAATTGGAAATATAAAacaaggaaagaagaaaaaagaactaGTTTTTTTATCCCGAGAAATCATGTTTAGTCAAAAATAGTAAAACAGAAAAGTAAAGGCTCCACGTATGAACAAACACACAGAATGAAACGCAAATAGTGTGGGTTCCTAAACAGCACAGAAGATGCCACgtcacctctttttttttttttttctggcttGTCTGAATTTATTTCCTCACCCGTCAGGGTAGGCATGCGGGTTGGGCTGTGGcccacaatgttaatgtgtaaatGAGTGGGCCCACCACACTTCCCCACATTTGTCAAACcgtctttattcttttttactttttatatggCATGGCAAAGAAGGAGCATTTCTTTATCTGCTTGTGAGGTGTGAAAACTGCAACAACAAAAGGGTTGCACAGAAACGGTGATCGAATCGGGTAATCGGCACGTGCCACGTGATTGGTGTATGTAATGTGTGTAGGTCTGTGGTATAGTGGGGGGGTGGATCTAGACTTGGGACCATTCCACCATTTTGACTTACGTAGGAGGCCCAATAGAATGGTCCACTAGGCCCTAATTAACTAACCCTTCAACTCCAtgctttttcacttttcatTTTACTCTCCTGCGAGAGGGATAGAAAATGATGCACACCACCTCTTGGTTGTTACTTGTGACCAAAAGAACATCAACTTTCAACTTTGACTTGCCTTTTAAAGAGAATGGTAAATTATAAGGTAAATTTCTAATGCACGCGTTATGGCCTTGCAGCTCATCAATAAATGAAAATGTACCATGTATacgaaaaacaaataatacatCGATGTCATCTACAAGCACTCCACCAAAagaattgagagagagagagagagactctGTCAAGTAAATTAGCCGGCCACTTAATTAGTTTCCTTTTGAAGTGAAATGGTATAGGTCTTATTAATTAGATGGATGCGTGCAAAGATTATTGGAACAAAATGATTATGAATgtgacaaaattaattaagcCATGGCGAACTTCACTCTGCTGATAAGCTTTCAAGCTAAGATAAGATTATAAGTGGTTTGATTAAGACATATGTAAAGACTTGTACACGTAATCTTGATTACCTAATataacaaattacaaagaagacGACGCACGGTTTGGACTATGATGATGCCTTATCCATATAAGAATATATGtagcattttcattttttcatgtaCATTGAATCATACCCCtaaatttattatgatataGTCAATGTCAATTAATTAGATGGATGCATGAAGGTAACCcacatatttctcaatccaTCAATGTATTTACTTCTTTGTTTTCAGctttaaaatatcttaatagACAATTGATGTCTTACAAAcaacaaaccaaacacacacatCTGAACCTTTATCATTTAGGATTGAGTTTCCAAACAAGATTTTCGACATTGTAGAGAGATTGCGGTCAAGATAGACAGGCTGGAACTGTACACTAGCACTGAATTGATCAAGCCTCTTTGACCAGTTTGGTCTTTAGCGTTATTCCATTTTATTGCATGCAAAATTTATGGCTGCCTTGGGGATCTATGACATTATCGATGTGGTTGTTCAACATTTTATTTGGTCAGTTTGAACATCATTACTCAACCTAAATGGAGATGGGGGTCTTGGTATTAATCAAGCTAAGACTAGGAAGCTCAGCATCCCCCTACTTGGGAAATTAATTTGGACCTTCATTAATTCTGCTCATAAACTTTAGGTCTAGCTAGGAAATTTCATTAATACATTTGTCTGTTCTATAGCATTAAGAGTCTATTGGGTGCAGATTGGACCATTAAACTGGAGCATACTTTATGAGATGTGCAACAATTGCGAAGACCAATTAGCCAAGGACGATTTTCAATTCCTTGCAAGGTTTGGGACCACCCATCTTAATTCCACTCTCTTGACCGACAAGATGGGTGTCGTTTTCGTCAGGGGCTAGTGttgctttttgtttttcacttgtataaaaaaaattgttacttttataaattaactaGATTCTGCTGTATCCCAGTggtaaaataaagttattgtaGCTAAAAGAGTACAGAGATTATGACTTTTAGCTTTCCAGTAAGATTCCTAGGTGACCGAAGCTTGTAGTCTAGACagatttaaatataatacaggacattgatttttttcttctaactttattgttatcttttaaattgattaaatgaATATTGTAATCAGATAGGCTTATAATGTTTTCGCAATATTGAGAATATTTAGCAACCTTCATTTTAAAACTGAAACagtattttatcaaattatctTTTAAGAGCGAAGCTATGAAGTCTAGGCAAAAATCAAGTATTGTGAAAATGATTAAGATTGTTATGACTAACCAGCACTCATATGTTATTGTAATTTTCGGTAtccattatataatttatatttgtttcatttgaCAATAACAACGATTGCAGTGCCTCCAAAGATgcccaaaaaataagaacaaccCTTAGCTATTGGATTGTAGGTCTTGATGGTATTGTGAGATCCAACTTGCTATGATATTTACCTCTTGTTTCCTTACATCTTTAAGCCACTGTGGATCTTCCTTACTCGAGTACCTTAGGTCTACATGATGAGCTCCTGCTCACAAAAATGTCCAAATAAATAGAGCAAATAGAAAAatggaaagaagagaaaaaaggatttgaaattgaaacatAAATTATACATTAGTTTGGTCCACTAACCTTTTTTTGCAACAATAGCAACTATTGTTTTTGATATAGTCTTTAACACCCTGCAACCAAACTCATAATTAGCAAGATTGTGTAATTGCTTTTAGCATTGGTGAAATTATGCTAATAATAATGGGAGATGCTATACCCTCCGGCACTCCAAGGATCTCTTAAACCATTAAAGAATATAATGTTGCTGGCAGACCTTTTCAGAACTCTCTCAATAGCCTGCAGAAAAACATGAATAAGTGATAACAATTATATGAATATGGTTGGCAATGTATGCAAATTAAAAGTGAGATTGAATTGAATAGTGAATAGTAATATATACACACATGGCCACCAAACTCAGTAGTAATCCAGTGTGGTCTTGGCTGTACGTTGTAGAAAAAGTCGCACCAAGAGGCTCTTGCTTCGTATGACCACTCATATTCTGGGAATATGCTCTCCTTATTGCTTCCACCTACGGGCATTATCATCTCCGTACAAGCCTGCACCATGCACAAAACTACATCTCCtcattaataacaaattaataaactacattttataatttatatactaTATGGTCCTATATTATTGGAGTCTCCAACATAGGTTACGTCTCtattaaaccaaaataagaAAAGCTCTGTTGTCTTTGACTATAGAAAGt is a window encoding:
- the LOC100781153 gene encoding B3 domain-containing protein At2g36080, whose protein sequence is MSSIHHYSPETTLYWTSDHQQQQQQQQQQQQQAATWLSNSHTPRFNLNEDDDEEDDVVVSDKATNNLAQEQEKEAMFEKPLTPSDVGKLNRLVIPKQHAEKYFPLDSSGGDSAAAKGLLLSFEDESGKCWRFRYSYWNSSQSYVLTKGWSRYVKDKRLHAGDVVLFHRHRAHPQRFFISCTRHQPNPNPPAHVSIRSSSYSALPAYPTHHHHHLPFPYQPHSLHAPGGGSQGQNETTPGGNSSSGRVLRLFGVNMECQPDNDNDSQNSTHECSYTHLYHHQTSSYPSSNPHHHMLPQQP